The nucleotide sequence CCAAAAtaatgtttgttttaaaaccccatttgttttgatcaaaaatatttctgattCAATTATATTAGGACTTCCATTTTTAGCACTTATATatccttttaaattttatcataataaaattACCACTAGAGTCTTAGGACAGAAGGTCACATTTGAGTTCTGCCTGGAAACAGACCTTAAAAAACTAAGACATTTACAGAAAAACAATATTTCAAAAACTATTAGTATTATTACTAATAAGTCACAAcatattaatttcttaaaagaagaaattaatcacaaaaGAATTAAAGAACAGCTAACAAATAAGTCTTTGTTAGAAACTATTaataattttcaaaagaaacttaTTAATGAAGTATGTTCTGATATCCCCAATGCTTTTTGGCACCGAAAACAACATATTGTTAAACTTCCTTATATGAAGGAATTTAGTGAGTCTAAAATACCTACTAAGGCTAAACCAATACAAATGAGTCAAGAAGTCATGGAATTCTGCAAAACAGAAATCCAAGAACTTCTTAATAAAGGTATCATTAGGAAAAGTAAGTCACCATGGTCATGCCCTGCATTTTATGTTCAGAAAAATGCAGAATTAGAAAGATGAACTCCCAGATTAGTTATTAATTACAAACCTTTGAATGAAGTCTTGGAATGGATTAGGTATCCAATCCCCAACAAAAGAGATTTAATCAAAAGGCTTTCTCAAGcagttattttttcaaaatttgatatgaaatcaggcttttggcaaattcaaataaatGAATCTGATAAATACAAAACAGCTTTTGTAACTCCTTTTGGACACtatgaatggaatgtaatgCCTTTCGGCTTGAAAAATGCACCAAgtaaatttcaaaatattatgaATGAAATTTTTAATCAGTATAGTCATTTTTTGattgtttacattgatgatgtGCTTATTTATTCAAAGTCTATAGATGAACACTGGAAACATTTGCATTTGTTTGCTAGAATAATTAAGTCCAATGGATTAGTTGTTTCTGCCTCTAAGATTAAACTGTTTCAGACGAATGTTAGATTTTTAGGGTACAATATCCACCAATCTACCATTCAACCCATAGATAGAGTTATCCAATTTGCAGATAAATTCCCAGATCAGATTACTGACAAAACCCAACTCCAAAGATTCCTTGGATCATTAAATTATGtctgcaaaacatgttttacaaaaagatgttcaaaacattgcatcaaaacagatttttgcacgatggcaagccatattaagcatttttttattttgatatcgAGTACATTAAAGGCAGCCATAACTGCATTCCAGATTTTTTAACCAGAGAATTTTTGCAGGGAAAGAATGTCAGGAAAGAACAACAATAGTAGCCAGAGGAGGCTTCCAGCCACTCTGCCATCTCCACCACCAAAAAAGGAATCTATTCCCAATTCCTCATCATCGGCCCTAGCCATACCAAACAGATTTGTTCCCTTAGGATCTCCATTAGGATCAACCGTTGGCCAATTCCGACCAAACTACCAAACGGCATTAGCCAGTCCTTATGACCCATATTCATCAATGCCATCACCTTCAACCCCAAAAACACCTAGCTTTGCTAAATCATCCCCTTATGTCAAGAAACATCCTATGGAACAACTTTTTTCTATCCCTCATCATATCAATAAACGGCAATCGCTAGACAAAATAGTGGTAATTGCATTAGCATCTTTATAATCTTCATTATAATTCTCACCTtcaagctatatatatatatatatatatatatatatatatatatatatatatatatatatatatatatatatactgtttGAGAAGGCAATTAAAAATTTACTCATTTCTAGAATATGACAAAAAACAGAttgtattattttgttttataagaAAGTATATTACCATCATTATGTCATTGGCTATTCTTTGGAAAATTTGTTTGCAAGTTCTTGAGGTTAGCAATTGTAATTAAGATAACGAAAAGATTTGGACTGTCAAATACCTAACAATTCAAAGAAATATACTATAAACCCAACAACATTCTTATGTTCTATTTAACAGGTTATTGAATGACACcatatttcaaaaatattttaaaatgagtTGAGGTAATGGATGCCTTGAAAATAATTAGACCCTTGAGACTTTCTTTTTAATGTTTAGTCCGGTTCATCTCTTCTTTTTCTGTATGAAGGGATACAACATTTGTGGCTACTTGAGAGCTTAAAATAAGCCTAGGAGAGCTTTTATGTTAGATCTCTAGTTATGATTGTAATGAAAAAGTTTGTTATATGATTGTGTCTCAATTGACTTAGTGCCATTGAAAAGGGATCAACTTTTTATCATTGTTTTAAGTATGCTATAGACTGGCAAATAGAACTTTGTTCTACGTCGCTttagaaacatatatatacatgtaatcACTTGATTCACCTATATTATGAGGTATTTGATATGGAGCAGACACAATCATATGACATTGTTGTACAATTCTTAAGAATGTCTAAAACTGAAGAATTTATATGatttgtatatatatgaaaaCTTGGTTTTGATAGGAACCAAAAGTTTGGCCATAATAATTTGTCATTACAATAAGATTAATCATTCAATGGGgttgtgtttaatttttttggagTATAAATTAAAGGGTTGAGCTTGATGGCTTtacccttttcttttttgtcttttctATGCTTTGCTTTctctaatttttaaatttatttttttgctaaTTAGTGTGAGAAAATGGCTTCAAAATTGGAATTTCCAATATCTGGAAAAAGGAAAACAGGAAGAGAACACCAATAGTGGTGACGATGGAGAATCCCTTCTTTGCGGTGGAGACGGTCTCTGTGCAACATTCAGCCCAGTTTATAAGAGCAGGGATCAAAATGAAGAACCAATGACATGgggatttgtttaattttatcaaGTTTTGTACTGAGGTAAAACTCCCCCCATTTAACATAGTTTTAAATGCTGCATGTGTGTAAATAAGATTGTGAGTATGGTTGTATATATGTAGTAGTAAAATTAGAAACATTGTtgtaattatgtgtaactagaGTTGTAAACCCACGGCATCGTGTGAGTTTTTTTGCTTGTAGGATATGGTTTGGCAGTTCTACTGCCATTGTTCTAATATTCACATCTTTTACATTTGAATTCCTAACTGCCCTTTTATTAACATAATTAGTTACAAAAAGCAAAAGTGAGCCACATAGTATTcagcaagaaaaaaaacaaaggcaTTTCCAAACAGAAGATTAAATATTACACAACAGTGAGTCACATGCGTATTCGAAGGGGGGAAGGGGAAAGGCTATTGTCTTCCGGCGGCGAATTAGGGACGCATGCGCACGGTCCAAAGCCAATGCATAGGATGGTATGTTTTGACCATTCAAGTCCCTAGACACACATGTTGTAAACTGAAATAGAAAGGAACGAAGTTACCCGAAATAT is from Malus sylvestris chromosome 5, drMalSylv7.2, whole genome shotgun sequence and encodes:
- the LOC126622033 gene encoding uncharacterized protein LOC126622033 isoform X1; its protein translation is MLTLRVVLDKTTILGVAVAPENFEGDLIGGHLQLMILNFSSTPVKPWVRHIILQPLQGVHAARKISARKIPKNSSSWSVIDISALSVSILRERMSGKNNNSSQRRLPATLPSPPPKKESIPNSSSSALAIPNRFVPLGSPLGSTVGQFRPNYQTALASPYDPYSSMPSPSTPKTPSFAKSSPYVKKHPMEQLFSIPHHINKRQSLDKIVCEKMASKLEFPISGKRKTGREHQ
- the LOC126622033 gene encoding uncharacterized protein LOC126622033 isoform X2, with translation MYLRAQLIFLGFSNLNDQFAVSLKRVRKWLQNWNFQYLEKGKQEENTNSGDDGESLLCGGDGLCATFSPVYKSRDQNEEPMTWGFV